A stretch of DNA from Streptomyces venezuelae:
GATGCCGGCGTCCACGAACCGGGCCCCGCGGGCCTCGGCCCAGGCGGCCCGCGACCGCCCCTCGGCGGGGGTCCCGGTGGTCAGGTTCACCAGGTCCCGCCCGGCCAGGTCGACCCCGTCCAGGGCCTGTCCGACCGAGGCGTCGTCCAGCAGGCACAGGACGACGAGGTCGCCCGCCGCCACCGCCTCGGCGGGACTCGCCGCGACCGCGGCCCCTTCACCGGCCAGCGCGGCGGCCTTGGCGGCGGTGCGGTTCCATACGGTCAGCGGGTGCCCGGCGGCGAGCCAGGTCCGGGCGAGCGCGGTGCCCATGGCGCCGAGCCCGAGCAGCGAAATGCGGGTCTTCCCCGTGGTGTCGGTCATGCCCTTAGCCTTGATCCGGACCGCAGGGTGATCAAGTACGCACTTCGAAGTGGGTGCTTACCCTGGGGTGAGCGTGCAGGCCGGAAGGGGGTAGGGCGATGACGGCGCACCGTCCGGGAGCGAGTCACTGCGGCATCGACGCGGCCATGGAGATCATCAGCGGCAAGTGGAAGGTGCTCATCCTGTGGGCACTGGCGGAGCGTCCCCGGCGCTTCGGGGAGCTCCGCCGGATGATCCCGGGGGTCACCGAGAAGGTCCTCGCGGCGCAGCTCCGCGAACTGGAGACGGACGGCATCCTGCACCGCGAGGCGTACGACGAGGTCCCCCCGCGGGTGGAGTACTCGCTCACCCCGCTCGGGGTGGAACTGAACGAGGCGCTGGCGCCCCTCGGCGCCTGGGGCGGCAAGCACCTCGTCCCGGACGCCCACCGGCCGGTTCAGGCGATGCCGACGGTGAACGCGGCCCGGTAGCCGGTGCCCTCCGTGACCGGGGCCAGGGTCATGGCGCGGCCGTGGTCCCGGTACCGGGCGTCCCGGCCGTTGGGCTGGGCCGGGGCCTTGCGGCGGGCGTACGGCTGGGCCGCGTACACCTTCAGCAGCATGTCCTCGGGGAGGTAGAACACCGAGGTGGTGTGGCTGCGGGCATCCGGGCGCACCTTGAAGTGGATGTGCGGGGCCAGCCCCGCGTACCAGCCCGGGACGATCGTCCGGAACACACAGCGGCCGGAGCCGTCGGTGACCTGGGTGCCGCGGAGCCAGGAGGCCTTGCCGATGGAGTACTCGCCGTCGGAGCCGGCCTGCCAGACGTCGATCTCGACCCCCGGCATCGGACGGCAGCCCGAGGCCATCCCGACCACCGTCAGGTCCAGCCGCAGCGGTACCCCCGTCTGCCCCTCGGTGATGTCCGAGCGGATCCGCTCCTTGGCGACGTAGTACGGTCCCTCGCCCGACTCGGGGGTCAGGACGCAGCCCGGGGTGCTGCCGGTGGTGGCGCGCCCCGCCGCCCCCGCGGGCTGCCGGGCCGCCGCCCCGCCGGATGCGGCCGGGCCGGAGCAGGCCGTGGCCAGCCCGGCCAGACCGGCGAGCCCGGCCGATCCGGCGGCCAGCAGAAGTGTCCGGCGGCTCGTCCGGGAGGTGTCGTCGTCGGTCATGGCCAACCCCTCATACGCGCTCCGGGGGCCGCAGCGTCCGTACGGCCGCCCACCGCGCCCACCGTGCCGCACGGGCCCCGCCCGGCCCGCGGCCGACACGGCCGGCCCGCCCGGATGCCCGCCCGGATCCACCCGGTCAGGCGGGGGCGGATCCCTGCAACAGGGTGACGAAGGCCCGGAAGGCGGCCGGCATGTCCACTGCGGCGGGGTCCAGCAGCCACTGGTACTGGAGGCCGTCCATCACCGCCGTCAGCAGCGGGGCCGCCGCCTCCGGGGTGAGACCGGAGGGCAGCCGGTCGCCGAACTCCGTGCGCAGCACCTCCGCCATCTCCGCCCGGACCTGGGCGTAGCGGTCGGTGAAGAACTCCCGGGCCGGATGGCCCTCCGTCACGCTCTCGCCCAGCAGGGCCGAGAAGGTCTGCACAATGCCCGGCCGCATCGCGTTGTAGTCCACCAGCGAGGCCAGCAGGTCCAGCCGCCACTGCCCGGCCGCGGTGCGGGAGCCGCCGCCGGTGTCCCACCGGTCGCGTTCCTCCAGCACCGCGACGAGCAGGGCCTCCTTGGTCGGGAAGTAGTGCAGCAGGCCCTGCTGGGTGAGGCCCACCCGCTCCGCGACGGTGTTCAGGGAGGCGCCCCGGTAACCGCGTTCCGCGATCACTTCGAGGGCGGCGCGCACGATCTCGCCCCGCCGCTCCTCGCTCCTGGCCCTCGGCATCCGCGTCAGCGCCCCTTCCGGTCTCGCTCGGCCCCTCGCCTCGTCAGAAGGACCGTACGGCATCCGCCCACCCTAGAAGTCACGAATGCATAACAAGACCTACCACTTGCCAGGTGGCAGGTCCACGATGGGGCCACCCGCACAGCACTCGATGAGGAGGCCCGGCCGTGACCGATGCCGATCAGATCCGCAACGACGTCGTGGAAGCCGCGCTCGGCAAGCTCGACCTCGACACCAAGGCCCGGCTCCTGGCCGGCCAGGACATGTGGAGCCTGCCCGCGATCCCCGGGATCGGTCTGGCGTCCCTGGTGATGTCCGACGGCCCGATCGGGGTCCGCGGGGTCCGCTGGACCGCCGACGACCCCTCGATCGCCCTGCCCTCCCCGACCGCGCTCGCCGCCGCCTGGGACCCCGAGACGGCCCGCCGGGCCGGCCGGCTGCTCGCCCAGGAGGCCCGCCGCAAGGGCGTCCACGTGCTGCTCGCCCCCACCGTCAACCTGCACCGGTCCCCGCTGGGCGGCCGGCACTTCGAGTGCTACTCCGAGGACCCCCACCTCACCGGCGAGACCGGGACCGGCTACGTCCGCGGCGTCCAGGAAGGGGGCGTGGGCACCATCGTCAAGCACTTCGTCGGCAACGACGCCGAGACCGAGCGCTTCACCGTCGACAGCGTCATCGCCCCGCGCCCGCTGCACGAGCTCTACCTGGCCCCCTTCGAGGCCATCGTCAGGAACGCCCGCCCCTGGGGCATCATGACGGCCTACAACCAGGTCAACGGCACCACCATGACCGAGCACCGCCACCTGGTGGGCGAAGTGCTCCGCGGCGCATGGGGATTCGACGGCTGCAACGTCTCCGACTGGATGGCCGCCCGGTCCACCGTCCGCGGCATCCTCGGCGGGCTGGACGTGGCCATGCCCGGCCCGCAGACCGTCTACGGGCCCGCCCTCGCCGATTCCGTCCGCTCCGGCGCGGTCCAGGAGAGCGCCGTGGACGAGGCCGTCCGCAATGTGCTGCGGCTGGCCGCCCGGGCCGGTCTGCTGGAGGGCGCCCCGGCCGTGGTCACCGAGGCCCCGCCGGCCGTGGACGGGCAGGCGCTGGCCCGGGAGATCGCCGCCCGCGGCATGGTCCTGGTCCGCAACGAGGGCGGCGCCCTGCCCCTGGACCCCGGGCAGGGCCGGACGGTCGCCCTCATCGGCGCCGCCGCCCGCGATGCCCGCGTGCTCGGCGGCGGATCCGCCACCGTCTTCCCCGAGCGGGTGGTCTCCCCGCTCGACGGCCTCACCGCCGCCCTCCCGCCCGGCACCCTCCGCTACGCCGTCGGCGCCGACCCCGGCGATGAACCCGTCCCCGCCGGCCAGGGCTTCGTCCTGCGCGCCGTCTGCCGGGACGCCGCCGGTACCGTGCTCGGCGAGGGCAGCCTGCCCTCCGGCCAAGTGCAGTGGATCGGGGACGACCTGCCGGCCGGAGCCACGTACGAGACCATGGCCACCATCGAGGTCACCGGCACGTTCACCCCGCGCGAGACCGGCGAACACGCCTTCGGCACCCGCGGGCTGGGCGCCTTCACCCTCTCCGTCGGCGGCAGGGTGCTGTGGGAGGGCGTCCAGCAGATGGGCGACGAGGCCGACCCCTTCGAGGCCTTCTTCGGCGCCCCCAGCGAGCGCGGCCGGGTCCACCTCACCGCGGCCGAGCCCACCGAGGTCTCCCTGGTCTTCACGGTCCCCGACACCAGCGCACTGCCCCTCAAGGCCATCATGTTCTCGCTGCTCCACCTCGGGCCGCGGCGGGACGCCGACGAACTGATCGCCGAGGCCGTGGCCGCCGCCCGGTCCGCGGACACCGCCGTCGTGGTCGTCGCCACCACCGAGCGCGTGGAGTCCGAGGGCTTCGACCGCAAGGACCTGGCCCTGCCGGGCCGCCAGGACGACCTGGTCCGGGCGGTGGCCGCGGTCAACCCGAACACCGTGGTGGTCGTGAACGCCGGCTCCCCGGTGGAACTGCCCTGGCGCGAGGAGGTCGCCGCCGTACTGCTGACCTGGTTCCCCGGCCAGGAGGGCGGGGCCGCACTGGCCGACGTCCTGCTCGGGGCCGTAGAGCCGGGCGGGCGGCTGCCCACCACCTGGCCGGCCGTGCTCGCCGACGCGCCGGTGACCGAGGTGGTCCCGACGGAGGGCCGGCTGGAGTACTGCGAGGGCCTGTTCATCGGCTACCGCGCCTACGAGCGGCAGGGCATCACGCCCGCCTACGCCTTCGGGCACGGACTCGGCTACACCGACTGGAGGTACGAGTCCCTGGAGGTCACCGGCAGCACCGCACGGGTCCGCCTCACCAACACCGGCAGCCGCCCCGGCCGCGAGGTGGTCCAGATCTACCTGGCCCCGGACGGGGACGCCCACGGCCGCCCGGCCGCCTGGCTGGCCGCGTTCGCGGGCGTCGAGGCGGGCCCCGGCGAAAGCGTCGAGGCCGAGATCGCGCTGCCGGTCCGGGCCTTCGAGATCTGGGACGAGGAGGCCGCCGGTTGGCGGCGGATCGGCGGGCGCTACGAGGTCCGGGCGAGCCACTCCTCCGCCGACACCCGGCTGAGGGCCACCCTGGAACTCTGATCCACCGGTGGCCGGAAATCACCCACGAACCGGACCGGGAGCGGCACCTGACGGTCCCTCCCGGTCCTCCGGCACCCCTCCCGGTCCCCCCGGCACCCCTGCCGGGGCACCACACCTAGATCGGTGGTTCGGCCGCCGTCACCTGGCGGTGCGCCAGCTCCGCGAGCCGGGCCTGCCCGTTCTTGCCCGGATGGAACCAGTCCCACTTGCTCAACTGCTCCACCGAGAACGGGTACTGGAACACCGCACCCCCGTCCCAGCGGCACAGCGTGTCCTTCGCGCACACCTCGCGCAAGACCTCGTTGTACGCCACCACCCGCGCCCGCACCTGCTCGCGGCGGGCCACCGCGGCCGGCGTCACCGACCCTGCGTCCGCCAGCATCGACGGGCAGATCCCCAGCTTCCAGATCTGCCGGCCCAGCGGGCTGTCCTTGCCGGTCTGCCACAGCCGCAGCAGGTCCGGCACGCTGGAGACGTACACCTGGGTCTTCGGGGCGGTCTTGCGCAGTTCCGCCAGCCCCTTCTCGAAATCGGCCCGGAACTCCGCCACCGGCGTCATCGCCGAAGCCGTCGGACGGCAGGCGTCGTTCGACCCGACCATCACCGTGACCAGATCGGGCCGGTTCCCGGCCGCCGCCGCCAGCTGCCCGGGCAGGTCCGCCATCCGGGAACCGGTGGCGGCGTGGTTCCAGCTCCGCGACGGGGCCTCGGTGCTGCCCAGCAGCCGGCTGGCCAGGGACTGGACCTCCGGGTCGTCCCCGGTGGCCCAGGAGGCCTCCGGGCAGTCCGCGAGAACCGAACAGGCATCGAAACCGCGGGTGATGGAGTCACCCACAGCGGCGATGGACGCGGGAGAGGTGTTCCAGCGCGGGGTGGGGGAGGGAGAGGGGCGCACGGCGTTCTGCGCGCCCCGCTCCCCGCCGGCCCCCGGTCCCTCGCTCTGACAGCCTGTCACCGCCCCCACCAGGACCGCTGCTGCTGCCGCCGCCCCCGCGAACGCCGTCCGCGCACGCCGGCGCTCGGTGGTGGTGCGCATCGCGTGCTCCCCTCCCTCGTCCTCGCCGGTCCGCCCGGGACGTCCCGCCGAGTGAAAGCTCTGTGTTTCCCTGGCCCTGGACCGACCGTACGTCACACCGGGACCCCCGGCGCACGGTAGCTTTTTCCCGTGGCGTTTCGGCCGCGGGGCCCGTAACGCAATGTCTGATCGTTTCCGGTAAATTACATCACGTCACATACTGTCCGTTTTCAGGAGTTTCTTCCCGACCTCGTCCCACACTGGAGGTCCCGGTGACGACACGTGGAGTTCTGTACGTGCACTCCGCACCGCGCGCGCTCTGCCCGCATGTGGAATGGGCGGTCGCGGGCGTGCTCGGAGTACGGGTGAACCTCGACTGGATCAGGCAGCCCGCCTCGCCGGGCACCTGGAGAGCCGAGTTCTCCTGGCAGGCCGAACCCGGCACCGCCTCGAAGCTCGCCTCCGCCCTGCGCGGCTGGCACCTGCTGCGCTTCGAGGTCACCGCCGAACCCTGCTCCACGGCCGAAGGCGAACGCTACAGCTCCACCCCGGAGCTGGGGATCTTCCACGCCGTCACCGGAATGCACGGCGACATCCTGATCCCCGAGGACCGGCTGCGCGCCGCCCTGGCCCGGTCCGCCCGCGGCGAGACCGAACTGGAGGGGGAGATCGCCAAGCTGCTCGGCAAGCCCTGGGACGACGAGCTGGAGCCCTTCCGGTACGCCGGCGAAGGCGCCCCCGTCCGCTGGCTCCACCAGGTGGTCTGATCACGCAGCAGGCCCCCGCCCGGTTCCCCGGGCGGGGGCCTGCGCATGTGTCTCACACGGTTCAGACGGTTCAGAGGGTCCGGAACGCCAGGGTGACGTTGTGGCCGCCGAAGCCGAAGGAGTTGTTGATCGCGGCGATCTGGCCGTCGGCCGGCAGCTTGCGCGGCTCGCCGACCACGATGTCCGCGTCGATGTCCTCGTCCAGCTCGTCCACGTTGATGGTCGGCGGGGCGGTCCGGTGGTGCAGCGCCAGCACGGTCGCGACGGTCTCGATACCGCCCGCACCGCCCAGCAGGTGACCGGTCATCGACTTGGTGGCGGAGATCGCCACGTGGTCGAGGTCGTCACCCAGCACCTTGCGCAGCGCCTTGATCTCGGCGATGTCGCCCTGCGGGGTGGACGTGGCGTGCGCGTTGAGGTGGACCACCTCGGCCGGCTTCAGACCCGTGTTGTCGAGCAGGTTCTGGACCGCCGCCGCGACACCGCGGCCGGTCGGCTCTGGCTGCGCGATGTGGTGGGAGTCGGCCGACAGGCCCTGGCCCAGCACCTCGCAGTACACCCGGGCACCGCGCGCGGCGGCGTGCTCCGCGGACTCCAGCACCACGACACCCGCGCCCTCGCCGAGGACGAAGCCGTCCCGGCCCTTGTCGTACGGGCGGGAGGCCTTGGTGGGCTCCTCGTTGTTCTTGGACATCGCCATCATGTTGGCGAACGCGGCGATCGGCAGCGGGTGGATCGCCGCCTCGGTACCGCCGGCGACGACCACGTCGGCCCGGCCGGTACGGATCATCTCGACGGCGTAGCCGATGGCCTCGGCACCCGAGGCACACGCGGACACCGGGGTGTGCACGCCCGCCTGGGCGTTCACCTCCAGGCCGACGTTGGCGGAGGGGCCGTTCGGCATGAGCATGGGGACGGTGTGCGGGGAAACC
This window harbors:
- a CDS encoding winged helix-turn-helix transcriptional regulator; protein product: MTAHRPGASHCGIDAAMEIISGKWKVLILWALAERPRRFGELRRMIPGVTEKVLAAQLRELETDGILHREAYDEVPPRVEYSLTPLGVELNEALAPLGAWGGKHLVPDAHRPVQAMPTVNAAR
- a CDS encoding intradiol ring-cleavage dioxygenase; this encodes MTDDDTSRTSRRTLLLAAGSAGLAGLAGLATACSGPAASGGAAARQPAGAAGRATTGSTPGCVLTPESGEGPYYVAKERIRSDITEGQTGVPLRLDLTVVGMASGCRPMPGVEIDVWQAGSDGEYSIGKASWLRGTQVTDGSGRCVFRTIVPGWYAGLAPHIHFKVRPDARSHTTSVFYLPEDMLLKVYAAQPYARRKAPAQPNGRDARYRDHGRAMTLAPVTEGTGYRAAFTVGIA
- a CDS encoding TetR/AcrR family transcriptional regulator codes for the protein MPRARSEERRGEIVRAALEVIAERGYRGASLNTVAERVGLTQQGLLHYFPTKEALLVAVLEERDRWDTGGGSRTAAGQWRLDLLASLVDYNAMRPGIVQTFSALLGESVTEGHPAREFFTDRYAQVRAEMAEVLRTEFGDRLPSGLTPEAAAPLLTAVMDGLQYQWLLDPAAVDMPAAFRAFVTLLQGSAPA
- a CDS encoding beta-glucosidase — its product is MTDADQIRNDVVEAALGKLDLDTKARLLAGQDMWSLPAIPGIGLASLVMSDGPIGVRGVRWTADDPSIALPSPTALAAAWDPETARRAGRLLAQEARRKGVHVLLAPTVNLHRSPLGGRHFECYSEDPHLTGETGTGYVRGVQEGGVGTIVKHFVGNDAETERFTVDSVIAPRPLHELYLAPFEAIVRNARPWGIMTAYNQVNGTTMTEHRHLVGEVLRGAWGFDGCNVSDWMAARSTVRGILGGLDVAMPGPQTVYGPALADSVRSGAVQESAVDEAVRNVLRLAARAGLLEGAPAVVTEAPPAVDGQALAREIAARGMVLVRNEGGALPLDPGQGRTVALIGAAARDARVLGGGSATVFPERVVSPLDGLTAALPPGTLRYAVGADPGDEPVPAGQGFVLRAVCRDAAGTVLGEGSLPSGQVQWIGDDLPAGATYETMATIEVTGTFTPRETGEHAFGTRGLGAFTLSVGGRVLWEGVQQMGDEADPFEAFFGAPSERGRVHLTAAEPTEVSLVFTVPDTSALPLKAIMFSLLHLGPRRDADELIAEAVAAARSADTAVVVVATTERVESEGFDRKDLALPGRQDDLVRAVAAVNPNTVVVVNAGSPVELPWREEVAAVLLTWFPGQEGGAALADVLLGAVEPGGRLPTTWPAVLADAPVTEVVPTEGRLEYCEGLFIGYRAYERQGITPAYAFGHGLGYTDWRYESLEVTGSTARVRLTNTGSRPGREVVQIYLAPDGDAHGRPAAWLAAFAGVEAGPGESVEAEIALPVRAFEIWDEEAAGWRRIGGRYEVRASHSSADTRLRATLEL
- a CDS encoding SGNH/GDSL hydrolase family protein, with amino-acid sequence MRTTTERRRARTAFAGAAAAAAVLVGAVTGCQSEGPGAGGERGAQNAVRPSPSPTPRWNTSPASIAAVGDSITRGFDACSVLADCPEASWATGDDPEVQSLASRLLGSTEAPSRSWNHAATGSRMADLPGQLAAAAGNRPDLVTVMVGSNDACRPTASAMTPVAEFRADFEKGLAELRKTAPKTQVYVSSVPDLLRLWQTGKDSPLGRQIWKLGICPSMLADAGSVTPAAVARREQVRARVVAYNEVLREVCAKDTLCRWDGGAVFQYPFSVEQLSKWDWFHPGKNGQARLAELAHRQVTAAEPPI
- a CDS encoding DUF3145 domain-containing protein gives rise to the protein MTTRGVLYVHSAPRALCPHVEWAVAGVLGVRVNLDWIRQPASPGTWRAEFSWQAEPGTASKLASALRGWHLLRFEVTAEPCSTAEGERYSSTPELGIFHAVTGMHGDILIPEDRLRAALARSARGETELEGEIAKLLGKPWDDELEPFRYAGEGAPVRWLHQVV
- the fabF gene encoding beta-ketoacyl-ACP synthase II; translation: MSPTNRTVVVTGIGATTPLGGDSASTWEGLLAGRSGVKPLEGERFAELPVRIAAPAAVDPSEVLPRPLARKLDRSAQFALIAAKEAWADAGYTAPAGEDASVAPERLGTVIASGIGGVTTLLDQYDVLKEKGVRRVSPHTVPMLMPNGPSANVGLEVNAQAGVHTPVSACASGAEAIGYAVEMIRTGRADVVVAGGTEAAIHPLPIAAFANMMAMSKNNEEPTKASRPYDKGRDGFVLGEGAGVVVLESAEHAAARGARVYCEVLGQGLSADSHHIAQPEPTGRGVAAAVQNLLDNTGLKPAEVVHLNAHATSTPQGDIAEIKALRKVLGDDLDHVAISATKSMTGHLLGGAGGIETVATVLALHHRTAPPTINVDELDEDIDADIVVGEPRKLPADGQIAAINNSFGFGGHNVTLAFRTL